A window of the Gossypium hirsutum isolate 1008001.06 chromosome A03, Gossypium_hirsutum_v2.1, whole genome shotgun sequence genome harbors these coding sequences:
- the LOC107963843 gene encoding probable phytol kinase 3, chloroplastic, translating into MLYENSLVSDLFAAVVCCGVIFAFLLLWQVTAKCGVDQKLNRKLVHISIGLVFMLCWPLFSAGYRGAILAAITPGVNIIRMLLIGSGIWKDEATVKSMSRYGNYRELLKGPLYYAITVTLACVVYWRTSPIGIAALCNLCAGDGLADVVGRRLGRKKLPYNRNKSVAGSVAMATAGFLSSVGYMYYFSYFGYIQEGWGMILRFLVVSLASALVESLPISTELDDNLTVSLTSIFIGSLIF; encoded by the exons ATGTTATATGAAAACTCTCTGGTGTCCGACTTGTTCGCCGCCGTGGTTTGCTGCGGCGTTATATTCGCGTTTCTCTTACTCTGGCAAGTAACCGCCAAATGCGGCGTAGATCAG AAACTGAATAGGAAGCTTGTGCATATAAGTATAGGGCTAGTTTTCATGCTTTGCTGGCCATTATTCAG TGCAGGGTATCGCGGAGCAATTTTAGCAGCTATAACTCCTGGTGTCAATATTATACGAATGCTTCTTATCGGTTCTGGAATTTGGAAAGATGAAGCCACTGTGAAGTCAATGAGCAGATATGGAAACTACAG GGAACTTCTCAAAGGACCACTCTATTATGCTATAACGGTTACTTTGGCTTGTGTGGTCTATTGGAGGACTTCACCTATTGGAATTGCTGCCTTATGCAACCTTTGTGCTGGAGATG GTTTGGCCGATGTTGTGGGAAGGCGATTAGGTAGAAAGAAACTTCCTTACAATAGGAACAAGTCCGTAGCTGGTAGTGTTGCAATGGCAACAGCTGGTTTTTTGTCCTCTGTTGG GTACATGTATTACTTTTCTTACTTCGGTTATATTCAAGAGGGTTGGGGGATGATCTTGCGTTTCTTGGTTGTGTCTCTTGCCTCGGCGCTGGTAGAGTCTCTTCCGATTAGCACCGAGCTTGATGACAACCTCACCGTTTCATTAACCTCAATATTTATCGGCAGTCTCATTTTCTGA
- the LOC107887515 gene encoding uncharacterized protein, whose product MKVLNLIKEFKRLQMKEFESIKEYSDKLIEIANKVRVLRTNLSDSRLVQKILVSVLEKYEATITSFEKTKDLTQLRVVELISALLAQEQRRLMRCWRRPDVKCRRCNLIGHIESWLVDSGCTNHMTYDEKLFKDLDRSLKSKVRIGNGEYLEVKGRGTVTIESCTGTKLILDVLFVPEIDQNLLSVGQLVEKRFKVMFEEGMCLILDSSGNELFWIKMQKKSFSLNPFEKEQVASKCQEGMTSMQQTIMKLMA is encoded by the exons ATGAAGGTGTTGAACTTGATCAAAGAATTCAAGAGGCTACAAATGAAGGAGTTTGAGTCAATCAAAGAATACTCAGACAAGCTAATAGAAATTGCCAACAAGGTAAGAGTTCTTAGGACTAATCTCTCTGATTCTAGACTGGTGCAGAAGATACTTGTCTCTGTACTTGAGAAATATGAAGCAACTATTACATCTTTTGAGAAAACTAAGGACTTGACTCAATTGAGAGTAGTGGAGTTGATCAGTGCTTTACTGGCACAAGAGCAGAGGAGACTAATGAG GTGTTGGAGAAGGCCAGATGTGAAATGCAGAAGGTGTAACTTGATAGGGCACATTGAGAG TTGGTTAGTTGATAGTGGTTGTACCAATCACATGACTTATGATGAGAAGTTGTTTAAAGACCTTGACAGGTCATTAAAGTCGAAAGTAAGGATAGGAAATGGAGAATATCTAGAAGTGAAGGGAAGAGGCACAGTAACAATAGAGAGCTGTACTGGAACTAAGTTGATTTTAGATGTTCTGTTTGTACCTGAGATTGATCAAAACTTATTGAGTGTGGGGCAATTGGTAGAGAAGAGATTTAAGGTGATGTTCGAAGAGGGAATGTGTCTAATCCTTGACTCTAGTGGCAATGAATTGTTTTGGATTAAGATGCAAAAGAAGAGTTTCTCATTGAATCCATTTGAGAAAGAGCAAGTGGCATCCAAATGTCAGGAAGGAATGACATCAATGCAACAAACAATTATGAAATTGATGGCATAA
- the LOC121224071 gene encoding calcium-dependent protein kinase 16, which produces MGDSSLHHQSRWWWFKQQHHRPAPQRTTTPCRNNSDQCGKTGEVFSASEKQAETRYKEAKWDHPVGQAYGFQRYHKDFDKPYTIGKLLGHGQFGYTCVAINKVNADSVTAKKNDKNKRWGFFFWVSKKKVGFSD; this is translated from the exons ATGGGGGACTCGTCTCTCCATCACCAAAGTAGGTGGTGGTGGTTTAAGCAGCAACACCACCGCCCAGCACCGCAAAGAACAACAACCCCCTGCCGCAACAACAGCGACCAATGCGGAAAAACAGGTGAGGTGTTCTCAGCCTCTGAGAAACAAGCGGAAACCAGGTACAAGGAAGCAAAGTGGGATCATCCCGTGGGGCAAGCGTACGGATTTCAGAGGTACCATAAAGATTTTGATAAGCCTTACACGATTGGGAAATTGTTGGGACATGGACAATTTGGATACACATGTGTTGCCATAAACAAGGTGAATGCAGATAGTGTTACCGctaagaaaaatgataaaaataag AGGTGGGGTTTCTTTTTCTGGGTGAGCAAAAAAAAGGTAGGATTTTCGGATTAG